The following coding sequences lie in one Flagellimonas eckloniae genomic window:
- a CDS encoding DinB family protein, whose product MKNLLVLSIFILASNLQAQHMELPYHQIPDYPEDYGSGNVVARMIDGLGFRFYWATEGLTQKDLDYKVSEDGRTIFETLQHIYGMSEMIKNAPESKPNVRPMNLSELTYKDLREGTLKNLQAASQAMAGATADDFKDFKVIFQRGENQTPYPYWNMINGMLSDCIYHAGQITMMRRASGNPINPKVSVFNGRLRE is encoded by the coding sequence ATGAAAAACCTTTTAGTACTATCAATATTTATTTTAGCAAGTAATCTTCAAGCACAACATATGGAACTCCCCTATCATCAAATCCCAGATTATCCTGAAGATTATGGTTCTGGAAATGTAGTGGCCAGAATGATAGATGGTCTTGGCTTTAGATTCTACTGGGCCACAGAAGGATTGACCCAAAAAGATTTGGATTATAAGGTGTCCGAAGATGGGAGAACCATTTTTGAAACACTTCAACACATCTATGGCATGTCTGAAATGATCAAGAACGCTCCCGAATCCAAACCCAATGTTCGTCCCATGAATCTTTCAGAGCTTACCTATAAAGACTTGCGAGAAGGGACATTAAAAAATCTTCAAGCGGCAAGCCAAGCAATGGCTGGTGCAACTGCTGACGATTTTAAAGATTTTAAGGTCATTTTTCAACGCGGAGAAAATCAAACTCCATACCCCTATTGGAACATGATCAATGGAATGTTATCCGATTGTATCTATCATGCAGGCCAAATTACCATGATGCGGAGAGCTTCCGGTAATCCCATCAATCCTAAAGTGAGTGTTTTTAATGGTAGATTGAGAGAATAG
- a CDS encoding c-type cytochrome gives MKKLFLFLALGAFLASCGGKKEEKKEGFEVSRTKTEEKKAQTTEGVPVDLTNKGIGPIKSVSFADEIDTEMAARGEAKFNAICVACHMVDQRMIGPAMEGVYERRSPEWVMNMILNPDKMLREDPIAKALLKEYNNAIMLNQNLSEAEARDLAEYLRTL, from the coding sequence ATGAAAAAACTATTCCTATTCTTGGCATTGGGTGCCTTTCTAGCAAGCTGTGGTGGAAAAAAAGAAGAGAAAAAAGAAGGTTTTGAGGTAAGTAGAACCAAAACCGAAGAGAAAAAAGCACAAACTACTGAAGGTGTGCCAGTAGATTTGACCAACAAAGGAATTGGCCCAATAAAATCAGTTTCCTTTGCTGATGAAATTGACACTGAAATGGCAGCACGTGGTGAAGCTAAATTCAATGCTATCTGTGTAGCATGTCATATGGTGGATCAGCGAATGATAGGCCCTGCAATGGAGGGTGTATACGAACGCCGGAGCCCAGAATGGGTTATGAACATGATTCTGAATCCTGACAAGATGCTTCGTGAAGATCCCATTGCCAAAGCCTTATTAAAGGAATATAACAATGCTATAATGCTCAATCAAAATTTGAGCGAAGCAGAAGCTCGTGATTTGGCTGAGTATTTACGTACGCTGTAA
- a CDS encoding YheT family hydrolase yields MPQVSSSYNPPLFFRNGHFSTVYAGLVRKVHGIMQKRERLVLPDGDFLDLDWSKSNTSTQKLVILLHGLEGDAQRPYITGSAKLFNQKRFDTCAINFRGCSGESNLKYRSYHSGATEDLVEVLNHLLNNNNYSEIYLKGFSLGGNLLLNYLGEGNQVPNEVKGAVAISVPCNLQDSCLELLKPKNILYANRFKKNLIAKLKQKQLLFPELLSDTDIACIKTLKDFDDIYTSKAHNFKDALDYYAQCSSKQFLPNINIPSLIINAKNDSFLGNECYPFHEAEKHRNIYLEAPSYGGHVGFWGKNNTTYTETRALEFFTSN; encoded by the coding sequence ATGCCCCAGGTTTCTTCAAGCTATAATCCCCCTCTTTTCTTTAGAAATGGACATTTTTCGACAGTTTATGCAGGCCTTGTTAGAAAAGTACATGGGATTATGCAAAAAAGGGAACGACTTGTATTGCCTGATGGAGATTTTTTAGATTTGGATTGGAGTAAATCCAACACCTCAACACAAAAGTTGGTCATTCTGCTCCACGGACTTGAAGGCGATGCACAACGCCCGTACATTACAGGAAGTGCCAAACTGTTTAACCAAAAAAGATTTGATACCTGTGCCATTAACTTCCGAGGGTGTAGCGGAGAATCGAATCTAAAATATAGGTCCTACCATTCTGGGGCAACGGAAGATTTAGTGGAAGTTTTGAACCATCTTCTCAATAACAACAACTATTCAGAAATTTATTTAAAAGGATTCAGTCTGGGTGGAAATTTGTTACTTAATTATTTAGGTGAAGGAAATCAGGTGCCAAATGAAGTTAAGGGAGCCGTTGCTATTTCTGTGCCATGCAATCTGCAAGATTCATGTTTGGAATTGTTGAAGCCCAAGAATATATTATACGCCAACCGGTTTAAAAAAAACCTCATTGCCAAGCTTAAACAGAAGCAACTTCTGTTTCCTGAGCTTTTATCGGATACTGATATTGCTTGCATTAAAACCCTAAAAGATTTTGACGATATTTATACAAGCAAGGCGCATAATTTTAAAGATGCATTGGACTACTATGCGCAATGCAGTTCCAAACAGTTTTTGCCTAACATAAACATTCCAAGCCTTATCATTAATGCAAAGAATGATTCTTTTTTGGGAAATGAATGCTATCCGTTCCACGAAGCAGAAAAACATAGGAACATTTATTTGGAGGCTCCCAGTTATGGAGGGCATGTTGGTTTTTGGGGAAAAAACAATACCACCTATACAGAAACAAGGGCTTTGGAATTCTTTACTTCCAACTAA
- a CDS encoding bestrophin family protein, with protein sequence MYIKRNISWNIIIRYAWKNLIFFTLYAGVIFYLYHSLDWKHIDIPFQPLSVIGIAVAFYIGFKNSQSYDRFWEGRKIWGGIVNYSRTWANNVLSYVENDRDAQIILIYRHLAWINALRIQLRQPSSFSIRENRAVERLFDRHGERNPVCNGMDMFLSPEEVDGLENRKNVATHIIKKQGLHLKKLLKEEKITEFDKQIFHNNLEEMYNLQGKCERIKNTPFPRQYAYFSTLFTWIFVLLLPFGLLNVFETQLSELNNGHNWWYIVLMIFFSVLISWMFVTMEKVGSNSEDPFEGRINDVPMTALCRTIEIDLRDMLDEKNLPEKIKPQHNILY encoded by the coding sequence ATGTACATCAAAAGAAATATTAGTTGGAACATCATTATAAGATATGCTTGGAAAAATCTTATTTTTTTCACGCTCTACGCCGGAGTTATCTTTTATCTCTATCATTCATTGGATTGGAAGCATATTGATATCCCTTTTCAGCCGCTTTCCGTAATTGGTATTGCAGTTGCTTTTTATATTGGATTTAAAAACAGCCAGAGCTACGATCGTTTTTGGGAAGGGCGAAAAATTTGGGGTGGAATTGTAAACTATTCCCGTACCTGGGCCAATAACGTACTTAGTTATGTTGAGAATGACAGAGATGCACAAATTATATTGATTTACAGGCATTTGGCTTGGATAAATGCACTGCGAATCCAGCTAAGACAACCTTCCAGTTTTTCAATTCGGGAAAATAGGGCTGTGGAACGTTTGTTTGATAGACACGGCGAACGAAATCCTGTTTGTAATGGAATGGATATGTTCTTATCCCCAGAGGAAGTTGACGGACTGGAAAATAGAAAAAACGTTGCCACTCATATCATAAAAAAACAGGGGCTACATCTAAAAAAGCTGTTGAAAGAAGAAAAAATAACAGAATTCGATAAGCAAATTTTCCATAATAATCTTGAGGAAATGTACAACCTACAGGGCAAGTGCGAACGTATAAAAAATACACCATTCCCAAGGCAATACGCATATTTCAGTACTCTCTTTACCTGGATTTTTGTTTTATTGCTTCCTTTTGGCCTATTAAATGTATTTGAAACCCAACTCAGTGAACTGAACAATGGACACAACTGGTGGTACATTGTTTTAATGATTTTCTTTTCCGTCCTGATCTCTTGGATGTTCGTTACCATGGAAAAAGTGGGAAGCAATAGCGAAGACCCATTTGAGGGTCGCATCAATGATGTGCCCATGACCGCTTTATGCAGAACCATTGAAATTGATTTAAGAGATATGCTGGATGAAAAAAATCTGCCAGAAAAGATAAAACCCCAGCACAATATTTTGTATTAA
- a CDS encoding FAD-dependent oxidoreductase produces the protein MKDPRFPELTQRQIRILKAYGEVENHPSEAKIFTLGDLQYDFFVVLDGEVSIEDPYNDNAVIVAHQKNEFTGDSGMLSNRGAQFHAITKGDTSVLRIAPKKLKEAIARHSDISDVLLNAFLLRQETVLTEFTGGIKLVGSGNSKETYAIRDFMDKNHIWYNFLDVDVSESALELLENFNLSKEDLPFLINSEAKVCPNPSLEQLARYSGVLMDFEDKVFDLLVIGAGPAGLAGSVYAASEGLSVVTIDSKAPGGQAGKSSKIENYLGFPTGISGSDLANKAYVQAQKFGCNISIPHKAEKIEHTGSHFILYATNDKTIKTKAIMAATGANYRSLPIDNIEKFEGSGVYYSATGMNASACKNELVGVVGGGNSAGQAALFLANHAKEVHVILRGGDLGAKMSDYLVQRIEAAENIFVHLNTQVKELYGRYHLESLVLENKKGEKTPKDITNLFTFIGARPCTEWLQGLVATDDKGFICTGPGIKQEELHKCSIYSGREPQSLETSIPGFFAVGDVRKGSVKRVASAVGEGSMCVSQVHQFLADLKNTTAIEA, from the coding sequence ATGAAAGATCCTCGTTTTCCAGAACTTACCCAAAGACAAATAAGGATTCTAAAGGCCTATGGAGAAGTCGAGAATCACCCATCAGAGGCAAAAATATTTACGCTTGGAGATTTACAGTATGATTTTTTTGTGGTTTTAGATGGTGAGGTTTCTATTGAAGACCCTTATAATGATAATGCAGTTATCGTAGCACATCAAAAGAATGAATTTACTGGGGATAGTGGGATGCTTTCTAACCGTGGAGCACAATTTCATGCCATTACCAAAGGAGACACGAGTGTACTTCGGATTGCTCCAAAAAAGCTGAAAGAAGCTATAGCAAGACATAGTGATATTAGCGATGTATTATTAAATGCATTTTTGCTTCGCCAAGAAACCGTACTAACAGAGTTTACAGGTGGAATTAAACTTGTTGGTTCCGGTAACTCAAAAGAAACGTATGCTATCCGGGATTTTATGGATAAAAACCATATCTGGTATAACTTTTTGGATGTTGATGTATCAGAATCCGCCCTCGAGCTTTTAGAGAACTTTAATCTTTCTAAAGAAGATTTGCCTTTTCTGATCAATAGTGAAGCTAAAGTGTGTCCAAATCCTTCACTGGAGCAACTGGCACGTTACTCGGGAGTCTTAATGGATTTTGAGGATAAGGTTTTTGACCTTTTGGTCATAGGCGCTGGACCGGCAGGATTGGCAGGAAGTGTCTATGCCGCTTCAGAAGGGTTAAGTGTGGTTACTATTGATAGTAAAGCACCAGGTGGACAAGCGGGGAAGAGCTCAAAAATTGAAAATTATTTAGGTTTTCCCACGGGAATTTCTGGGAGTGACTTGGCAAACAAAGCTTATGTGCAAGCTCAAAAGTTTGGGTGCAATATTTCTATTCCACATAAAGCGGAAAAGATAGAGCATACGGGGAGTCATTTTATTCTTTATGCAACCAATGATAAAACCATAAAGACCAAAGCCATTATGGCAGCAACGGGTGCAAATTACCGTAGTTTGCCAATTGATAACATTGAAAAATTTGAAGGAAGCGGGGTGTATTATTCAGCAACTGGAATGAATGCATCAGCCTGTAAAAATGAGTTGGTAGGCGTAGTTGGTGGAGGAAACTCAGCAGGACAGGCGGCATTGTTTCTTGCCAATCATGCTAAAGAAGTACATGTAATATTACGGGGAGGGGATTTGGGTGCGAAAATGAGCGACTATTTAGTACAGCGCATTGAAGCAGCAGAAAATATATTTGTACATCTAAATACCCAAGTAAAAGAGTTATATGGTCGATATCATTTGGAGTCTTTGGTTTTAGAAAATAAAAAGGGAGAAAAAACACCGAAAGACATTACAAATCTGTTCACTTTTATTGGCGCCAGGCCATGCACGGAATGGCTACAAGGGTTAGTAGCAACAGACGATAAAGGGTTTATATGCACGGGTCCCGGAATAAAACAAGAAGAACTACATAAGTGTTCTATTTATAGTGGAAGAGAGCCTCAATCTTTGGAAACCAGTATTCCTGGATTTTTCGCTGTGGGCGATGTGAGAAAAGGGTCTGTAAAACGCGTTGCATCTGCAGTAGGGGAAGGATCAATGTGCGTGAGCCAAGTTCATCAATTTTTGGCAGATTTAAAGAATACAACAGCTATAGAAGCTTAG
- a CDS encoding NAD(P)H-dependent flavin oxidoreductase codes for MSHKAEFIKDLSLPAVAAPMFLISGPKLVVECCKNGIVGTFPALNQRTSEGFEEWLIQIKSELQEFEEETGKKPAPFGVNLIVHPTNPRLEADVKLCMKHKVPLVITSLGAVSMVVDAIHSYGGLVFHDIIKKRHAEKASEAGVDGLILVAAGAGGHAGNINPMSLIAEVKKIFKKTILLSGCISTGQDIASAMQMGADLAYMGTRFINSEESKAPEEYRKMIIDAGASDVVYTAAISGVHANFLAPSLQAAGITQEDLKKDHKIDFGKELDTEAKAWKTIWSAGQGVTTIENVMPVSELVETLKSEFKEAIEEQAKLLETYPKE; via the coding sequence ATGAGCCACAAAGCCGAATTCATCAAAGACCTTTCCCTACCTGCTGTTGCAGCACCCATGTTTCTAATTTCCGGGCCCAAGCTTGTGGTTGAATGCTGTAAAAATGGAATCGTTGGTACTTTTCCGGCTTTGAACCAGCGCACGAGCGAAGGTTTTGAAGAATGGCTCATCCAAATAAAATCTGAGTTGCAGGAGTTTGAGGAAGAAACAGGTAAAAAGCCAGCTCCATTTGGGGTCAATCTCATTGTTCATCCTACAAACCCTAGACTGGAAGCTGATGTAAAACTTTGTATGAAGCACAAAGTCCCCTTGGTCATTACCTCTTTAGGAGCAGTTAGCATGGTTGTAGATGCCATACATAGTTATGGTGGCTTGGTTTTTCATGACATCATTAAAAAAAGACATGCCGAAAAAGCTTCTGAAGCTGGTGTTGATGGGCTCATCCTTGTAGCAGCTGGTGCCGGGGGCCATGCGGGCAACATAAACCCCATGAGTTTGATTGCCGAAGTAAAAAAAATCTTCAAAAAAACCATTTTGCTTTCTGGATGCATTAGTACGGGTCAGGATATTGCATCAGCTATGCAAATGGGTGCAGACTTGGCCTATATGGGAACACGCTTTATAAATTCTGAAGAAAGCAAAGCTCCTGAAGAATACCGAAAAATGATTATTGATGCCGGTGCAAGCGATGTTGTTTATACAGCGGCTATCTCTGGTGTACATGCGAATTTTTTAGCACCAAGTTTACAAGCAGCCGGAATTACCCAAGAAGATCTTAAAAAAGACCATAAAATTGATTTTGGCAAAGAACTGGATACAGAAGCCAAAGCTTGGAAAACCATTTGGTCCGCAGGGCAGGGTGTAACCACAATTGAAAATGTAATGCCAGTTTCTGAACTTGTAGAAACTTTAAAATCAGAATTTAAAGAAGCTATCGAGGAGCAAGCAAAACTATTAGAAACGTATCCTAAGGAATAG
- a CDS encoding acyl-CoA thioesterase, protein MFFKEFEIRWSDLDANRHLANSAYINFMSHTRMAYLGQLGFNQKSMEQYSIGPVVFYEHMYYFKEVFPGKPVKVSLGFKGMSADGMFFEFQHDFYDTDGKNFARCEMMGAWMDLKERKLMALPQLFMDAFNKMEKATDFKILTKADTRKHVQIPKDLT, encoded by the coding sequence ATGTTTTTTAAGGAATTTGAGATACGATGGAGCGATTTGGATGCAAATCGCCATTTAGCCAATTCGGCTTACATTAATTTTATGAGTCATACACGTATGGCCTATCTTGGACAATTGGGATTTAACCAAAAATCTATGGAGCAGTATAGTATTGGGCCGGTGGTCTTTTACGAACATATGTACTACTTTAAAGAAGTTTTCCCTGGAAAACCTGTAAAAGTTTCACTTGGTTTTAAGGGGATGAGCGCGGATGGAATGTTCTTCGAATTTCAGCATGATTTTTACGATACTGATGGCAAAAATTTTGCCCGTTGTGAAATGATGGGTGCTTGGATGGATCTAAAGGAACGTAAATTAATGGCCCTACCTCAGCTATTTATGGATGCATTTAACAAAATGGAGAAGGCAACCGACTTTAAAATCTTGACCAAGGCAGATACTAGAAAGCATGTTCAAATCCCCAAGGATTTAACATGA
- a CDS encoding DMT family transporter, protein MSKRTLALLAALGATTIYGINHTVAKGVMPTYVQPFGFILLRVVGAAILFWGISFFGPKEKIEKKDWGRILVCAILGMVINMLAFFKGLQLSTPINSSVLITITPIIVVVLSAFFLSEKITLNKGLGILLGFVGAVALILFGAEIRQDAPNIPLGNFLFLVNATSYGAYLIVVKKLIEKYHPFTLMKWLFTIAIIINLPITLPEFLEIQWSTMPVWVYATIAFVIIGTTFMTYLFNAFALSELKASTVGAFVYVQPLFGIIFALFSGKDQLTLVKIIATALVLFGVYLASKKPKPST, encoded by the coding sequence ATGAGCAAACGAACATTGGCATTGTTGGCTGCCTTGGGGGCCACCACTATTTATGGCATTAACCATACCGTTGCCAAAGGGGTTATGCCCACCTATGTCCAACCCTTCGGATTTATTCTGTTGCGGGTTGTGGGTGCAGCCATTTTATTTTGGGGAATTTCATTTTTTGGGCCTAAAGAAAAAATCGAGAAAAAAGATTGGGGGCGTATCTTGGTTTGTGCCATTTTGGGAATGGTCATAAATATGCTTGCCTTCTTTAAAGGACTTCAACTTTCCACGCCTATCAATAGTTCTGTTTTAATAACCATAACCCCTATAATTGTAGTTGTATTATCCGCTTTTTTCTTGAGTGAAAAAATAACCTTGAACAAAGGACTTGGCATCTTATTAGGATTTGTGGGAGCTGTAGCCTTGATACTTTTTGGAGCAGAAATACGCCAAGATGCGCCAAATATTCCTCTGGGAAACTTTCTATTTCTTGTAAATGCTACCTCCTATGGAGCTTACCTTATTGTGGTTAAAAAATTGATTGAAAAATATCATCCGTTTACATTAATGAAATGGTTGTTTACTATTGCAATTATTATTAATCTCCCCATTACGCTGCCCGAATTTTTAGAAATACAATGGTCAACTATGCCTGTATGGGTATATGCAACAATCGCGTTTGTAATTATTGGTACCACATTTATGACCTACCTTTTTAATGCGTTCGCGCTTTCAGAATTAAAGGCGTCAACCGTTGGGGCCTTTGTATATGTACAGCCATTATTTGGAATCATCTTTGCATTATTTTCCGGCAAGGATCAATTGACATTAGTCAAAATTATTGCTACGGCTTTGGTCTTATTTGGAGTATACCTTGCAAGCAAAAAACCTAAGCCAAGTACTTAA
- a CDS encoding arsenate reductase family protein — MKKIYHLGSCSTCIRILKELQPLDGVVLQEIKTEAITKEQIEEMAAMSGSYESLFSKRAMLFRQRGLHEQKLSEDDYKNLILDHYTFLKRPVTIVDQQIFVGNSKKIVQAAKEALHS; from the coding sequence ATGAAAAAAATATACCATTTAGGGAGTTGCTCCACTTGCATCCGAATTTTAAAAGAGTTGCAACCACTCGATGGAGTAGTGTTACAAGAAATAAAAACAGAGGCCATTACAAAAGAGCAAATTGAAGAAATGGCCGCAATGTCAGGAAGTTATGAATCCCTATTTAGTAAACGGGCTATGTTGTTCCGCCAAAGAGGATTGCATGAACAAAAATTGTCTGAGGATGATTATAAAAATCTAATTCTAGATCACTACACATTCTTAAAACGACCCGTTACAATTGTTGACCAGCAAATATTTGTGGGGAATTCAAAAAAAATAGTCCAAGCGGCCAAAGAGGCACTACATTCATGA
- a CDS encoding short chain dehydrogenase, producing the protein MKILIVGGNGTIGKKVTSYFKEGHKVVVASKSTGSIIVDITDSNSIRTMFEKTGKLDAIICIAGEAKWDYFSELSEEDYYIGFKSKLMGQVNLVRIGQHYLNKKGSITLTTGILADDPVIKTASAAMVNGAIHSFAQAVALEMENGIRINVVSSGMVEDAYEKYKDYFPGHNPVPMNKVIAGYARSVLGKDNGKIIRIYE; encoded by the coding sequence ATGAAAATACTTATAGTTGGAGGTAACGGAACCATCGGCAAAAAGGTAACCTCATATTTTAAAGAAGGCCACAAGGTCGTTGTGGCGAGCAAAAGCACCGGTTCTATTATAGTAGATATCACGGATAGTAATTCAATAAGGACAATGTTTGAAAAAACAGGAAAATTGGATGCTATTATCTGTATTGCCGGAGAAGCCAAATGGGATTATTTTAGTGAGCTTTCAGAAGAAGATTATTATATCGGGTTTAAAAGCAAGCTCATGGGACAGGTAAATTTAGTGAGGATTGGTCAACACTATCTGAACAAAAAAGGCTCGATTACCTTGACTACCGGAATTTTAGCAGATGACCCCGTAATAAAAACAGCCAGTGCTGCTATGGTGAACGGAGCAATTCATAGCTTTGCACAAGCAGTTGCCCTTGAAATGGAAAATGGTATCAGAATCAACGTGGTTTCATCAGGAATGGTAGAAGATGCCTATGAAAAGTACAAGGATTATTTTCCAGGACATAACCCAGTTCCAATGAACAAGGTAATTGCTGGTTATGCTCGAAGTGTCTTGGGTAAGGATAATGGAAAAATCATAAGAATTTACGAATAG
- a CDS encoding aspartate/glutamate racemase family protein, whose protein sequence is MKTIGLIGGMSWESSKIYYQYINEIVKERLGGSHSAKSVLSSVDFAEIERFSFSGEWDEIGKLMEEQAKNLKSAGSDFIILCTNTIHLVSDAITNAVDIPFLHIANATGEAIKSKGLKKVALLGTKFTMEKDFYTKILEEQYGLQVLIPNEEDRDTLQSIIYNQLVKGIFTEESKEICLDIIKKMEAQGAEGAILGCTELPILIPEKEVSLPTFDTTKIHAQKAVDFALN, encoded by the coding sequence ATGAAAACAATAGGTTTAATAGGGGGAATGAGTTGGGAATCCTCAAAAATATATTATCAATATATAAATGAAATTGTCAAAGAGCGGTTGGGCGGTTCCCATTCGGCAAAGAGTGTTCTTTCCTCGGTTGATTTTGCCGAAATTGAACGTTTCTCATTCTCGGGAGAATGGGATGAGATAGGGAAACTTATGGAGGAACAGGCCAAAAATTTGAAAAGTGCCGGGTCTGATTTTATTATTCTTTGCACCAATACAATTCATCTGGTCAGTGATGCCATTACCAATGCCGTTGATATCCCATTTTTACATATCGCAAACGCTACGGGCGAAGCTATTAAAAGTAAAGGTTTAAAGAAAGTGGCACTGTTGGGCACGAAGTTCACTATGGAAAAAGACTTTTACACAAAAATCTTGGAAGAACAATATGGTTTGCAGGTTTTAATTCCAAATGAAGAGGACAGGGATACACTTCAGTCAATCATTTATAATCAGCTTGTGAAAGGTATTTTCACTGAGGAATCCAAGGAAATTTGCCTGGATATCATTAAAAAAATGGAAGCTCAGGGGGCAGAAGGCGCAATTTTAGGTTGCACGGAATTGCCTATACTGATTCCGGAAAAGGAAGTGAGTCTTCCAACCTTCGATACCACAAAAATACATGCACAAAAGGCAGTTGATTTTGCTTTAAACTAA
- a CDS encoding ArsR/SmtB family transcription factor → MDIVEISKVLSNKTRVNILKWLKNPELNFPPHKDIDHFNDGVCVGYIQDKTGLSQSTISTYLNSMQNANLVIPTRHGKWTYYKRNEEVIEAYVESLKTDL, encoded by the coding sequence ATGGATATTGTTGAAATAAGCAAAGTATTGTCAAATAAAACTAGGGTTAATATTCTAAAATGGCTAAAAAATCCTGAGCTAAATTTTCCGCCACACAAAGACATTGACCATTTTAATGATGGTGTTTGTGTAGGATACATTCAGGACAAAACTGGGCTGTCGCAATCTACCATTTCCACATATCTAAATTCTATGCAAAATGCAAATTTGGTCATTCCAACGAGACATGGAAAATGGACATATTATAAAAGAAACGAAGAAGTAATTGAAGCATATGTGGAGTCATTAAAAACCGATTTATAA
- a CDS encoding DUF3298 and DUF4163 domain-containing protein, with product MKTPFKVILFLLLTIGCENEDKLTFEPYEIDEGACGNCPQIEISIPKALDKTRLAKTINTTLEEEIIALLSFDEEKEIVSMEDAVYSFTNSYRELINRFPDETIGWEAKVNSEVIYEDKNTISLVFNTYTFTGGAHGYGSTTFLNFDKLKEMEVENWELFTNTEGFEKFAETKFRIQEAIPQDENINTTGFMFDGDVFHLAENIGYTPDGIQLIYNQYEIASYADGPIILTLPYAEANKYLKRKVRL from the coding sequence ATGAAAACTCCTTTTAAGGTAATTTTGTTTTTATTGCTCACCATTGGTTGTGAAAATGAGGATAAACTTACTTTTGAGCCTTACGAAATAGACGAAGGTGCCTGCGGCAATTGCCCTCAAATTGAAATATCCATTCCAAAAGCTCTGGACAAAACCAGACTTGCAAAAACCATAAACACGACTTTGGAAGAAGAGATTATTGCCTTGTTGTCTTTTGATGAAGAAAAGGAAATCGTTTCTATGGAGGATGCTGTGTACTCGTTTACCAATAGTTATAGAGAGCTTATAAATAGATTTCCTGATGAAACAATTGGTTGGGAGGCAAAAGTAAATAGCGAAGTTATCTACGAGGATAAAAATACCATAAGCCTGGTATTCAATACATATACATTTACCGGGGGTGCACATGGTTATGGATCAACCACATTTTTGAATTTTGATAAGTTGAAAGAAATGGAGGTTGAAAATTGGGAGCTTTTTACAAATACAGAAGGTTTTGAGAAGTTTGCGGAAACCAAGTTTAGGATTCAGGAAGCAATTCCGCAGGATGAAAATATCAACACCACGGGCTTTATGTTTGACGGCGACGTTTTTCATTTAGCAGAAAATATTGGATATACACCAGATGGTATTCAGTTAATATACAATCAATATGAGATTGCGTCTTATGCGGATGGGCCAATTATATTGACCCTACCATATGCCGAAGCAAATAAATATTTGAAAAGAAAAGTAAGGCTTTAG